CAGGTTATAAATTATATTGGAAATATAGAAGAGGACATAATTGCTCCCCACGGACTTGAAGTATTCTTCGCATTGCTTCAGGTTGTCCTGGTCGGTGAGCAGTGTATCGATGAGATCGATTACATTATCAATTTCTTTAACGGGGTAGCATTCATAGCTTATGGAAGCCAGTACTGTTTTCCCTATCCTGTCAAGGCTTTGCTGTATATCCATGTAAAACCCTCTGGAGAAAAATCTATAATACTGAAATATTCAGTCAAGTATAATAAGCCTTCATGGTTCTTGTGGATAAATAATTATTGACCGTATGTTATTATCAGGCTACAGTGCTGTCAAGAAATATAAAAAATAGACTAAACATATAGGTTCTCGTGTAAAATTATCAATAAATCGTTTTCAGAGAGTGACACTATGTTAATATTTTTATATTTTTAATAGATGTCCCGTTGGAATTGTTTGCTCAGAGTAAATAATTTTCTGATTGTTGCTCAGAGTAAACTGTTTGTTGAAGAAAAGCACTTTTTGTACCGATGTCAATGACAGAAGATCATGAAAAGAACAATTGTTTTATCAAAGAAAAGTGAAGCGTATATCGGGACATGTCCGGAGAGTGATTACGCCGTTGTGAGGACCGATGACCCGGCTGAGGAAATCGGCCAATTCCTATCCTCTCCCGAAAGAGAAATGGTGCTGGTCCTTTTCTTTATTCACGTCAGCGAGTACGAGAAGCTGTTTAAGACCCTCAGGAAAATCACAGAGAACAGTCTGTTCTATACCATGGTTGTCTTCGGATCGGTGCAGGATATGCAGTCGGACCGGTTCAGCAAGCTCCATCATATTTCTGAATTCAGAAGCACGGCCCTTGTCCCCGAAGAGATTGGATTCATAATCGAGAAATCTTTTTCCATAGCTGATGCCTACTGCAATGACCGCCAGGTGCAGGACGAATATTTCGCCAAGCTCGTCGATACCAAGCAGGACCAGGATGATCTCATCAATATTGGCAGATCGCTTTCCAGCGAAAAAGACCCGGAGAAGCTCCTCTTCCTGATTCTATTCCTGAGCAAGAAAATCACCGGTGCCGATGCCGGCAGCATATATCTTGTTGAAACCGATGAAAAGGGGAAAAAAAGGATGCGTTTTAAGACCTCGCACACCTTTTCACGGGAGATTCCCCTGAACGAGTTTGTCATGGATCTGGACAAGAAGTCAATAGCAGGATATGTGGCTGTCACGGGCGAGGTTTTGAATATCCCCGATGTCTACAAGCTTCCGGAACAGGAGGCCTTTTCCTTTACCCACAATTCATCGTTCGACAGAACCCACAGCTATTATACGCGGTCCATGCTCGTGGTTCCCATGCGGAATTATCAGGATGAAATTATCGGTGTTATCCAGCTCATCAACAGCAAGGAGGATCTGCATAACCGGGAGAATACGGGGAACGAGGCTTTTACGCTAAAACTCGAGACTATGGATGATTTTGACCAGTATGTCGTTCCCTTTGACGACAAGTACGATAGTCTCCTGGAGGCCATTGCGGGGCAGGCGGCTATCGCCATTGAGAATAACCGCATGATAAAGCAGATTCAGAATCAGTTTGAGGAGTTTGTCAGGGCGTCGGTAACAGCCATAGAATCCAGGGACCCGGCCACGTCGGGTCATTCATTCCGGGTCGCTGAAATATGCAAGGCCATGGTCCTGGCCATCAATGATATCCAGGAAGGATACCTGAAGGACTTCCATTTCTCCGAGACGGCGATCCGGGAGATAGAGTTTGCCGCGCTGCTTCATGACTTCGGCAAGGTCTATGTGGACCTCAACATATTCAAAAAGGAGAAAAAGCTCTATCCGAAAGACCTGGAAAATCTCATGATACGACTTGATTATCTCTTCAGGTTCGTCGAACTACAGTACAATCTCAGGGAAAGCAGAATACTGCAGGAGATAAATGAGACAGGGAATACGGCACTTCGCAGGGAGTATGTGGACGTGGCCCTGGAAAAGGAAAGGATGCTTATCAAGATCAAGGAGATCAAGGAAAGGGTACGGGTACTCAATGAGCCCACTATAATGGAAAGAAATCCCGTAGAGACCGTTGACACCATAATGAATGACATCAACAGCATTCACTGTATCGACATTGACGGCAACATTATGGATATCATCACCGATTATGACAGGACCAATCTCATTATACAGCGGGGCAGTCTGAATCCCGTTGAGCGAAAGGAAATAGAGAGTCATGTGGTGCACACCTATAATTTTGTCAGTAAAATCCCCTGGCCGCCGGAATATAAAAATATTCCGGAAATAGCGCTGCGCCATCACGAAAAGATAAACGGGACCGGATATCCCGACGGACTGAAAGGCCGGGAGAGCACCCTCATCCAGGCCAGGATCATGGCCATTGCCGACATATATGATGCCCTGGCAGCCCCTGACCGTCCATATAAAAAAGCCGTTCCCCGCGACAAGGTGCTTTCTATTCTCCAGGAAGAAGTGGAGCGTGGAGTGCTTGACAAAGATCTCGTCGATGTATTTATTGAAAAAAGGATATTTGAAAAAGTTAATATGGATTTATTTCGATATGAAGTCACTCCTCCAGCTTAAAAAGAACATGCTGCTGCTCATGGCATTACTGGCGGTATTCATGGTTCCCATGGATATATCTGCCCGTGAGTTGGTCACCATCGTTTACACCAATTCGCTCAACGGCTATCTCGATTACTGTCAGTGCAGGGAGGAGCCCAAGGGCGGACTGGTGAAACGCGCAACGGCGCTGCGCGGACTGCGAACTAAATATCCCGGCATGGTGCTGGTTGATACGGGCGATTTTCTCACCTTCGAGGAGGATGCGCTGCTGGCTGAATACGTCGTCAGGGCCTACGGATATATGAAGTACGACGCCATCGCCCCGGGTGACCAGGAGTTTTCCGGCGGGATTGACCTGTACCTGGATGTGCAAAAGCGCCTTCCCCTGGTCTGTGATAATCTCATGATTAAAGGAAATGCAAAGGCGGGACGGGCCGCGGTTCGATATAATATAGTAAAACGAAACGGCCTTTCCATCGGTATAATAGGCACCATGTCTCCCGAAGCGTTCAGGTATTACCCGCAGACCCTTACGAAAAAAATATCCCTGACAGACCAGGCAGCTGAAATACAAAAAGATATTGATTATCTAAAGAAACAGGGTGTGGCAATTGTTATCCTTCTGTCTCATTCGGGATATGACCGCGACGTGGAACTTGCCGGGATGCTCCCCGATATAGACGTTATCGTGGGAGGACATTCCCAGACACTGTTGAAAAAACCCCGTATAAAGGGAAGAACGGTGATAGTTCAGGCCGGTGCCAATGGTGCACATATCGGGATCCTTGAGATCAGCGTCGACAAGGGGAAGGTTGCTGTAATAAGTAATAATTTTCAGCTTCCCGACGACCGTCACCCTGAAGACGATCCCGTTATACGAAAGCTTATCAAGGAGTATGAAGCCGAAGTGCAGAAGAAATATCGAAAACTGAGGTTGAAATAGAATGAATCCGATAAGGTCCATAATAAAACAGGCCTTCATAATTGTCATTTTTTCATTTCTTACAGGTATGCTTATCAATGCCTTTCATCCGAAGGGGTATGTCATGGTTGGCGCTTCACGGATGAAGGAAAAGAAAATTGTTTATATTACGGCCGACGAGGCAAAGATCAAGTATGACGGGGGGAGCGTTCTCTTCGTGGATTCCCGGAGTCCCGGGGAATACAATGAAGGGCATGCTGCCGGAGCGGTGAATATTCCCTCGCACCCTGCGTCGGCCATGATGCGCGGTATCGAGGAGAACATGCCTTTTATAAACGGGCCGCGTGAGCTGGTTATTTACTGCTCGGCTCATTCCTGCGATTCATCGGACGTTCTGGCAGCAGAAATATCAGGACTCGGTTATTCCCGAAATATTTATATAATTGAAAAGGGATTTCCCGAGTGGAGCGGGTCGGGATTTCCCGTATCGTCATCGAAGTGAAAAGAGGTCCCTATGGAAGAAGATAGAAGCGGAATGCTGAAACGTATATTGTACGGAAATTATATTACAGCTGTTATACGAATATTCATGGGGTGTCTCCTTATATTTTCAGGATTTTTCAAGGTCCTGGACATTGAGTCTTTTGGAAACGTCATCGGCATGTATGACCTGGCGCCGCAGTGGGCCATCCCCTATGCTGCCGTCACGCTTCCAGTCCTGGAGATCGTTATCGGCACGTTTATCGCCCTGGGGATCAGAATCCAGGCATCATCGTTGCTGGCAGCCGGTCTCATGGTTGTATTCGCCGGTATTATCGCCATCAGTGTTGCGCGGGGCCAGACCTTTGAATGCGGCTGTTTTGAACTGAACCGCCTGGGCATCGGCATCGATGAGCGTGTCAGTCTTTCTCTGGTGGCGAGAGATCTCGTTTTTGCCGCGCTGTATCTGGTGATTATGATGGCGAAAAACAACCTGTTGTCCCTGGAACGGTTCTTTGAACGTTTGAGGCTGAGGTATCTCTGATTGGCCTGCAAAGGTCAGTCTGCGGGATAGCGCAGAAAAGCTATGCTTCCTTCTGAAAGTGTCGTCATCGCAGAAACGGGACTGCATTTTACCTTGAAAAGAAAATAGAGATGTGTCGATTTACCCGTATAATACTGCAGATTTTCACCGAAGAGAGTCTCGAAATTTCCCTGGCCCTTTAAAATAATCAGATCAGCTCCGGAGAAGGCGTGGAGAAATTCATCGGAAGACCGGGAAAAAACAATTCCCGGTGTACTGTCGCCCGTGTCGATCACCCGGGCAAGGGTGTCAATTCCTGCCAGGCGGGCATCCTCGCGGGTTGCGTCGTTGATAATGGGAAGGCCACGCACAGCGTATGTAACGGATTTTTCCCGCATCTGTTCTATGAGAAAACGATCAAAGACTATCTCTCCGGCGTTATCGCCGACAACCAGTATCTGCCGTGAATGTGAAAGTTCTTTTTTAAAGGCGCCATACAGTGCTTCATCCAGGGGCGTATCAAGGGCATGAAGCAGGGATTTTTTTATATCGACCCTATCGCTGCTTCCCGGTGCGCCATAATCTATAATGTTGCCGCTTATGGATATCTGCAGGGCTGTCTTCAGCGGATCTTTGCTTTGAGCTAAAATATTTTTTATTTCCGGTACCAGGGAAAGGGCCGCATCATTACTCTTTTTTTTCTGTTCAGCATAGGGATCACTGTCGTTTATAAGTTTTTTAAGAAGAGTATGGATCTCCCTTCCATAATTGGGAGGCGGCAGTTCCGGATCCATGGATGATGCACAGGCTATAATTTCACGGAGTATGGCGGTCTTTCTGATCCGTGGCAGATCCATGCCGTTGAGTAGTTTTTCCATCTGGCATATGAGACAGCCGTAGCAGGTCATTTCAAGCTTCATTTCTGTACTCCTCGAGGTAACATTATGCCGATGAAACGGTTGATCCCCATAGGGGGAAATCCCGGTGTCAAAAATATGTGATATTTTCAATAGGATTTGACAAAAATTATTACCGATTTGATATTTGTCAAATAACATTGACGTAATTGTTAAAATCGGCGCAGATATGACGTTGTTATGCGCCTTTTTTAGAATCACTATATCAATTATTATAAAGGAGTTTTTATGAGCGGCAGCAAAATTCAATACAGCAATGGAAAAATTACCGTACCGGAAAATCCCATAATTCTCTTTATAGAGGGCGACGGCACCGGTCCCGATATCTGGAGGGCCACCAGAATCGCCCTCGATGCGGCAGTGGAAAAAACATATAAAGGTCAGCGGAAAATTCACTGGAAAGAGGTCCTGGCGGGAGAAAAGGCCTTTAATCAGACCGGGGAATGGCTCCCGCAGGAAACGCTCGACGCCATAAAGGAATACAAGGTGGCCATCAAAGGTCCTCTCACCACGCCTGTGGGAGGCGGCATCCGAAGTATCAATGTGGCGCTGCGGCAGATGCTCGGCCTCTACGCCTGTGTCAGGCCCGTCAGGTATTTTCTTGGAGTACCGTCGCCGGTGAAGCAGCCCGAAAAAGTGGACATGATTATTTATCGCGAGAACATGGAGGACCTCTATGCCGGTATTGAATGGAAGGAGGGCTCCGATGATGTTCTCCGTGTTATACGGTTCCTGAATAAAGAGATGGGCCGTGACATCCCGGAAGATTCCGGTATCGGTATTAAACCCATCAGCATTACCAATACCAAGAAGCTGGTGCGCCGGGCCATTCAGTACGCCATCGACAATAAAAGGAAAAGCGTGACCCTGGTTCACAAGGGCAACATCATGAAGTTCACCGAAGGGGCCTTCAAAGAATGGGGATATGATCTGGCCAAGGAGGAGTTCCGTGGTTTCATTGTAACCGAGGATGAGCTCTGGGACCAGTACAACGGCAAACAGCCCGAAGGGAAGATTCTCATCAAGGACCGCATTGCCGATGCCATGTTCCAGCAGATCCTGCTCAGGCCCGACGAATACGATATCCTTGCCACACCCAATCTTAACGGTGACTTTATCTCCGACGCCCTGGCTGCACAGGTCGGCGGTCTGGGCATGGCTCCCGGCGCCAATATCGGCGACAACGAAGCGGTCTTCGAGGCCACGCACGGCACTGCCCCGAAATACGCCGACCTCGACAAGGTTAATCCCGGGTCCCTTATCCTTTCCGGTGAGATGATGCTCCGTTTCCTGGGATGGACCGAGGCGGCAGACCGGCTCATCGAGGGACTGCAGAAGACAATCGGTCAGAAGAAGGTCACCTATGATCTGGAACGCCAGATGGAAGGTGCGACGCTTCTCAAATGTTCCGAATTCGGAAAGGCCGTGGCGGATAATATTTAATTATTTTTAGAATTTCCCAGGAAGGCGCAAAGAGAAAACCCCGGCGAAGATATTAAAACCGGGCATACATGGACGGTCGCCACCCCTGGGAGGGGTTTTAAAATAATCTCGATCCTTTTAAACTACTCTCGGGTAATTAAGGGAGTCCCAGGCCCCCTTGAGGGGGCGGCGAGAGCCGATATCGGTATTCAATTAATATTTCCGCCGGGGGGGCTTACTTTTCCTTTTATTGTGCCTGCTGGTCAAGTTTATCTACGAAGGCCTTCATGTGCTCCGGGAGGTTTATGCTGAAGCTCATTGTCTTGCCCGTTTCGGGATGCGTGAAGGACAGGGTTGTAGAGGCCAGGAGCAGGTAGGGGACTTTATGCCGTTCCCATTTTTTCGAGTAGATAGGGTCTCCCACGATGGGCATGCTCTCCGAAGAAAGATGAACGCGGATCTGGTGTGTGCGGCCCGTATGGATTTTTATGTCCAGGAGCGAAAAGAGCTGGGTCCCCGTGTTCCACATCCGCTTCAGGGTATATTCCGTGATGGCCTCCTTTCCGTCTTCGACCACGGTCATTTTATGCCGATACTTCCGGTGCCGTGCCAGGGGCTTGCTGATCACATCGTGTTCCTTTCCGGGTCTTCCCGTCACAATTGCCGTATAACCCTTGAAAACGGTACGACCGGCGAATGCCTCAACGAGATTCCGGTGGGCGATGTCATTCTTGGCGATGATCATGAGGCCCGTGGTGTCTTTGTCCAGGCGATGGACTATACCGGGCCGTATAGCCCCTCCTATGGATGAGAGATCATGACAGTGGAAAAGCAGGGCGTTCACCAGGGTCCTGTTCCAATTGCCGGGGCCCGGGTGTACTACCAGTCCCGGTTGTTTGTTTATGACGGCCAGGGACGAATCCTCGTAGACAATGTCGAGGGGGATATCTTCGGGCTCGAGGGCCAGTTCTTCCGGTTCCGGCACGGTGATGAGTATGGAATCGTCGAGCTTTACCTTATAATTGGCCCGTATATCATCGCCGTTAACTTTTATATCGCCGTTTTTTATCAGTTTCTGGATATAACTGCGGGAAAAGTCCAGCTCCAGGGCGTGGACAAGGAATTTATCGATCCTTTCAAGGTGATATTCTTCCGGTACGGCCAGTTCTATGATGCTTCCATGTTCCATGCGTTACTTTATATCTCCTTTGGGGGGAGAGAATCAATATAAGGATGAAATCATTATTAATGCAACCACAGAGGCACAGAGACACGGGGGAAGAGAGAGCGTTGATGATATTATAGTATCCACTATTAATGATAAAAATTGGATAATGAATACCAAAAAACCATCATAGAAAAGATGTTGTACAATCAATACGTTTTTGTGTTCGACTAACTCTCTGCGCCCCTGTGTCTCTGTGGTTGCCTTTTTCCTTATTTATGCTTAAAATAGATTCTTTCCCACGATATTAACACTCTCCCGGGGAAAGATGTAATTGACAAGAAATAAATTTATTTTTAATCTATCGGGTAATCTGCGGCACGGTGCCGTTGTAACAATTGAGAGGTCCGGTGATACGTATAACATGAAATGCATGTGTTATTTTCCCGAATTCCCATGATGCCAGAAAAATGGAACATTGATCACCTGAAAGAGCATATCCCCCTCGTTGCTCCCTATCTTGTCACGCTATATTATTTTGAGATCATATTCATCATGCCCGTCATGTATTTCGTCGTCGGAAAGGCCGGCGCTGTTCTGACAGGGCTGACCCTGGCAATTCTTCTTACGCTGCAGGTCCTGGCGCTCTACTTTAAAAAAGAGATAAACCGGCGTATACAGCTCATTATAACCGATATCCATTTTGCCTATGTCCTGGCGACCCTGGTTAATTTCGGCATGCATGATTTCGACGGGCATACCATAGACATCGCCATGTACGGCATCCGGTTTATAACCATTCTCGCCGATATCCCCCTTATCTGGTTTCTCACCGATGAGAAAGTGAAACTGGACTATTCGGCGTAAAAACCAAAAAAATTATTAAAATCAGTCCTGCGCGACTTATTGTGTTTGAAAAATAATGCCCCACGGTCAATAAAAGGGTGCGGAAATTTGACATGGAGAAGGGATACCTATGATTAAAAAATCTGTGTGCCTGGTTATGATATTGTTTTTTGTGCCAGTGACACTGCTCGCCGCCGCGAGGTCTCTGGAGAAAAAACCCCGCGTGGAGTCTCTTACTGTCCGCTTTAACGGTGATTATCTTAAGGCGTTGTATCTCTATCTCGATGCCCGTACTCCCGAAGAAAAAAACGAGGATGAAAAAAATAAACGGCTTAAGGGACCGGTCATAGTATTTTTTCACGGACATAGCCAGCGACCCGGCGACGGGTATAATTTTACCAGGGAACTGGCCCTGCGTTCCCGTTCCGGCATTGTCATTGTTCCCGTATGCGATACGCCCTTCGGCAGGGATGGAAAGTTTCGCGGCGATGAAGGAAAGGATGTCATTCTCATGGAGGTGGTGAGGCGCCTTCTTGAAAAAAATGCCATATCCATTGATGGCTATGCCACTGATACAGCCATGCCTGTTATTATTGATCCCTGTACAAAGGAGAAAGAGGGGCAGGATATAACCGCGGCGAAACTTGTCGTCGTGGGATGGTCCCACGGGGCCCTCCTGGCACGGCGCATAGCCGGCCGTTATCCCGGAGCAATAATAGCCCTGGGGCAGATGGCCCCGGCGGGTTTTCGGGAATGGGGAGGATACAACTGTGTTGCTCCCGGATGCCTCCTGGCCAGTTTTTCCTGGGAGGGGATGCGCGTCGGCACCGGTATATTCCGCGGTGAGGCCGGTCACATCTGGGATTCAGGATCGGGCATAATCAAGGGACAGGCCGGGGATAACTTTCGTTCCTGTTCTTCGTGCATAAGCGGTAATTTCCATGTCGGCAAGGCCTTCAGAGCCTACAGGGATCTGCAGGAATGTACACGGTATGCCACTGATGCTGATCGCCCAGTCGGGGGCGTGCGGAGTATCGTGGTGATTTTTGGTGACAATGATTCTCTCTTCCGGTATGATAAAC
This genomic stretch from Spirochaetae bacterium HGW-Spirochaetae-1 harbors:
- a CDS encoding HD family phosphohydrolase encodes the protein MKRTIVLSKKSEAYIGTCPESDYAVVRTDDPAEEIGQFLSSPEREMVLVLFFIHVSEYEKLFKTLRKITENSLFYTMVVFGSVQDMQSDRFSKLHHISEFRSTALVPEEIGFIIEKSFSIADAYCNDRQVQDEYFAKLVDTKQDQDDLINIGRSLSSEKDPEKLLFLILFLSKKITGADAGSIYLVETDEKGKKRMRFKTSHTFSREIPLNEFVMDLDKKSIAGYVAVTGEVLNIPDVYKLPEQEAFSFTHNSSFDRTHSYYTRSMLVVPMRNYQDEIIGVIQLINSKEDLHNRENTGNEAFTLKLETMDDFDQYVVPFDDKYDSLLEAIAGQAAIAIENNRMIKQIQNQFEEFVRASVTAIESRDPATSGHSFRVAEICKAMVLAINDIQEGYLKDFHFSETAIREIEFAALLHDFGKVYVDLNIFKKEKKLYPKDLENLMIRLDYLFRFVELQYNLRESRILQEINETGNTALRREYVDVALEKERMLIKIKEIKERVRVLNEPTIMERNPVETVDTIMNDINSIHCIDIDGNIMDIITDYDRTNLIIQRGSLNPVERKEIESHVVHTYNFVSKIPWPPEYKNIPEIALRHHEKINGTGYPDGLKGRESTLIQARIMAIADIYDALAAPDRPYKKAVPRDKVLSILQEEVERGVLDKDLVDVFIEKRIFEKVNMDLFRYEVTPPA
- a CDS encoding isocitrate dehydrogenase (NADP(+)) (Converts isocitrate to alpha ketoglutarate), whose amino-acid sequence is MSGSKIQYSNGKITVPENPIILFIEGDGTGPDIWRATRIALDAAVEKTYKGQRKIHWKEVLAGEKAFNQTGEWLPQETLDAIKEYKVAIKGPLTTPVGGGIRSINVALRQMLGLYACVRPVRYFLGVPSPVKQPEKVDMIIYRENMEDLYAGIEWKEGSDDVLRVIRFLNKEMGRDIPEDSGIGIKPISITNTKKLVRRAIQYAIDNKRKSVTLVHKGNIMKFTEGAFKEWGYDLAKEEFRGFIVTEDELWDQYNGKQPEGKILIKDRIADAMFQQILLRPDEYDILATPNLNGDFISDALAAQVGGLGMAPGANIGDNEAVFEATHGTAPKYADLDKVNPGSLILSGEMMLRFLGWTEAADRLIEGLQKTIGQKKVTYDLERQMEGATLLKCSEFGKAVADNI
- a CDS encoding RNA pseudouridine synthase, with amino-acid sequence MEHGSIIELAVPEEYHLERIDKFLVHALELDFSRSYIQKLIKNGDIKVNGDDIRANYKVKLDDSILITVPEPEELALEPEDIPLDIVYEDSSLAVINKQPGLVVHPGPGNWNRTLVNALLFHCHDLSSIGGAIRPGIVHRLDKDTTGLMIIAKNDIAHRNLVEAFAGRTVFKGYTAIVTGRPGKEHDVISKPLARHRKYRHKMTVVEDGKEAITEYTLKRMWNTGTQLFSLLDIKIHTGRTHQIRVHLSSESMPIVGDPIYSKKWERHKVPYLLLASTTLSFTHPETGKTMSFSINLPEHMKAFVDKLDQQAQ